The Anaerolineae bacterium genome contains the following window.
TCTAGGCGGCGTGAAAAATTCATGAAAAACGGCTCTGCCGGTGGTCTGACGACTTGTCGGGCCATCCGGCAGGCAGTACGATGAGAATATCATATGCAGGGGACAGCCTTCCTGCCGCCTTGTTTATTGCCCAGGCGGGGAGGCTGTCTCTGTTTTTAAGGCGGCGGGTGGCGCCCCCCTACCCCTGATGATCGCGCATGTAGTCCACGATCTGGTCGATCGTCTGGTCGAGGTCGGTCGTCGGCTCCCAGCCCACGTAGCGCTTGATCTTGCGGATATCCGGCACACGGCGGCGCATATCCTCAAAGCCCGGCTTGTAGGCCTGCTCGTAGGGCACGAGCTGAATCTCCGAACTGCTGCCCGTCCGGGCGATCACCCGTCTGGCCAGGTCCAGGATCGTGATCTCCTCGTTGTTGCCAATGTTGAAGACCTCGCCCACCGCCTCCGGGCACTGGCTCAGGCGGTGGATGGCGTCTACCACATCCTTGACGTTGCAGAAGCAGCGCGTCTGCTGGCCATCGCCAAAGACTTGCAGCGGCTCGTTCTTGAGCGCCCAGCCGACAAAGCGCGGCAGCACCATGCCGTAATGCCCCATCTGGCGCGGGCCGACCGTGTTGAACAGCCGGAAAGGGATCACCGGCAGGCCGATTTCCTGGTAGTAGGCCAGACCCAGGAATTCGTCCAGGGCCTTGCTGGC
Protein-coding sequences here:
- a CDS encoding NAD-dependent epimerase/dehydratase family protein, producing the protein MTRALITGGAGFIGSHLAEHLLSLGDEVTIIDNLSTGRFENIAHLEGHPRFRYAIEDIRNLTVLDRLVSECDVIFHLAAAVGVFSIVSHPIDTIEVNVDGTQIVLRTARRYRRKVLIASTSEVYGKGVKVPFSEDDDRLLGPTTKSRWSYAASKALDEFLGLAYYQEIGLPVIPFRLFNTVGPRQMGHYGMVLPRFVGWALKNEPLQVFGDGQQTRCFCNVKDVVDAIHRLSQCPEAVGEVFNIGNNEEITILDLARRVIARTGSSSEIQLVPYEQAYKPGFEDMRRRVPDIRKIKRYVGWEPTTDLDQTIDQIVDYMRDHQG